A single Vulpes lagopus strain Blue_001 chromosome 3, ASM1834538v1, whole genome shotgun sequence DNA region contains:
- the NPM1 gene encoding nucleophosmin — protein sequence MEDSMDMDMSPLRPQNYLFGCELKADKDYHFKVDNDENEHQLSLRTVSLGAGAKDELHIVEAEAMNYEGSPIKVTLATLKMSVQPTVSLGGFEITPPVVLRLKCGSGPVHISGQHLVAVEEDAESEDEEEEDVKLLSISGKRSAPGSGSKVPQKKVKLAADEDDDDDDDDDDDDEDDDDDDFDDEEAEEKAPVKKSIRDTPAKNAQKSNQNGKDSKPSTPRTKGQESFKKQEKTPKTPKGPSSVEDIKAKMQASIEKGGSLPKVEAKFINYVKNCFRMTDQEAIQDLWQWRKSL from the exons GTTGTGAACTAAAGGCTGACAAAGATTACCACTTTAAGGTGGATAATGATGAAAATGAGCACCAGTTATCTTTAAGAACG GTCAGTTTGGGAGCTGGTGCAAAGGATGAATTGCACATTGTTGAAGCAGAGGCAATGAATTATGAAGGCAGTCCAATTAAAGTCACTCTGGCAACTTTGAAAATGTCTGTACAGCCAACG GTGTCCCTTGGGGGCTTTGAAATAACACCACCTGTGGTCTTACGGTTGAAGTGTGGTTCCGGTCCTGTGCATATTAGTGGACAGCACTTAGTAG CTGTAGAGGAAGATGCAGAGtcagaagatgaagaagaggaggatgtGAAACTTCTTAGTATATCTGGAAAGCGTTCTGCCCCTGGAAGTGGTAGCAAGGTTCCACAG aaaaaagtaaaacttgctGCTGATGAAGAcgatgatgatgacgacgacgATGACGACGATGATGAAGA tgatgatgatgatgattttgatgatgaggaagctgaagaaaaggcTCCTGTAAAGAAA TCTATACGAGATACTCCAGCcaaaaatgcacaaaaatcaaaCCAGAATGGAAAAGACTCAAAACCATCAACACCAAGAACAAAA gGTCaagaatctttcaaaaaacaggaaaagactcCCAAAACACCGAAAGGACCTAGTTCTGTAGAAGACATTAAAGCAAAAATGCAAGCAAGTATAGAAAAA GGTGGTTCTCTTCCCAAAGTGGAAGCCAAGTTCATCAATTATGTGAAGAATTGCTTCCGGATGACTGACCAAGAG gctatTCAAGATCTCTGGCAGTGGAGGAAGTctctttaa